CTTAGAATTCGCTCtctcttttcccatttccttACTTGGGCTTCTTGAAATCACCTCTCAAATTAATTACCTGTACCCAAGTCTGTGTCTCCAGGATTGCTTTGGGGGATATCCCAAATTAGACAAGAACCTACCCCCACGTAAGCTGTTTCCAATACACAGGAAGGTCTTCAGAGATGGTCTACTCCAGCCATTGTCTGGGAATCTGCTGAGTGAAAAATCCCCACTTCTAGATTCTAGGAGGATTCTAGATTCTTGGTTCTCCCCGAGTATTCTGGTCCGCTGGCCCTGAGGCTTTGGCTACTAAgtgttctttttcctcccctccagGTGATTGAGAAGAACTTGAGTGGCTGGTGGTACATTCAGATTGAAGATAAGGAAGGATGGGCCCCGGCAACCTTCATTGACAAGTATAAGAAGACCAGCAATGCCTCAAGACCCAACTTTCTGGCTCCCTTGCCCAACGAGCTAACCCAGCTCCATCCAGCAGATGCAGCAGCCTTGGAGAACAACACGGGCAGTGAGGCCATCGGTCCCTCCCGGCCCTTGCCCGATGCACCGCATGCTGCTGTGGACTCTGGGATGCCATGGTCCAAAGACTGGAAGGGCGGCAAGGAGGCCCTGAGGAAGGCGTCTTCCGACATGTCCTCATGCGCCGGCTATGAAGAAATCTCAAGCCCCGACCTGGAGGAGaagcccagcctccctccccggAAAGAATCCATCATCAAGTCAGAAGGGGAGCTGCAGGAGAGGGAGCGGCAGAGGATGGAGCAACTCAGGGGCTCCTCGCCCAAACCTCCAGGCATGATTTTGCCAATGATTCCAGCCAAACACACGCCCCCGGTCCGGGACAGCAGGAGACCAGAGCCCAAACCTGACAAAAGCAAGTTGTTCCAGCTGAAAAATGAGATGGGGCTAGAGTGTGGCCACAAGGTCTTGGCCAAGGAGGTGAAGAAGCCCAACCTTCGACCCATCTCCAAGTCCAAAGCTGACCCACCGGAGGAGAAGCCGGAAGTTATTCCCCAGAATCCCTTCTTGAAGTCCAAACCTCAGGTTAGGCCCAAGCCAGCTCCTTCCCCGAGGACAGAGCCACCTCAGGGTGAAGACCAATTGGATATCTGCAACCTGAGGAGCAAGCTGAGGCCCGCCAAGTCCCAAGAGAAGCCCTCACTGGATGGAGAGAGCAGCCCCCAGGCTGCCAGTGGCCAAGAAGTGGCCTTCAGCCGGAGTTTCCTCCCAGGTGATGGGCCTGGCCATGCCCAGGACCGGATGGGCAGACAGGATGGGCTCAGCCCAAAGGAGATGTCCTGCAGAGCCCCTCCAAGGCCAGCCAAGACCACAGATCCGGTGCCAAAGAGTGCACCCACCCCTGTCCAAGAGGCTCCCCCGCAGAGACCTGTGGTCCTGCCCCGGAGACCACCACCCCCTAAGAAAACCTCTTCAGCCTCCAGGCCCCTCCCAGAGGTCAGAGGGCCACAGCGGGAAGCCAGTGAAGGCAAGGCAGCTCCTGCCCCAGGCCGGGCCCTGCTGGTCCCTCCTAAAGCCAAACCTTTTCTTTCTAACTCCTCAGGCAGCCAAGATGACATGCGAGGCAGAGGTGGTCTGGGACCACGGATGGTGGGCAAGATcggagaaaacagagagaaactaGCTGCAACCCCTTTTCCCAACGCTGATGGCCCAAAGGACTCTTTATATGTTGCGGTGGCCAACTTTGAAGGAGACGGAGATACCAGCAGCTTCCAGGAGGGGACAGTGTTCGAGGTCCGGGAAAAGAACAGCAGTGGCTGGTGGTTCTGCCAAGTCCTGAGCGGGGCCCCTTCCTGGGAAGGATGGATTCCTTCCAACTATCTCAAAAAGAAGCCATAGCCACTTCCTTCCCTGCCTGGCAGTCCTGTGCATCTCTGCTGGCTTTACCCACGTATTTAATTTATCACCCTTCATGCAGCTTCAAAGGAAGGAAGACTCTGGAGCACTGTGGTTTCTTCCTCCCTTGGGTGGAGAGCAGTCCGCCTCACTGCAGCATGGCCTGGAGGCTCCGAGGCCACACCCCCTGCTTCCTCTCCAAGTCAGCATCCCTGCCTTAAGGCCAGTGGCATTGCCACCCTCTGTAGGCCACCCAGCAGCAGGACCGTGACTCTCCAAGGCCTCCAAGACCAGAACCCATTGTCTGGAAGCTGCAGAAACAGTCTCATTGCTGGTTCCCCACCCAGGCTGTGATGGCTGGCTCCAACGTCTCCATGTCTCTAAAAGTCCAGGGACTTTATTTACTCCATTTCCAAAATGGTGGGTACCAGAAGGAATTCCTGCCCAGGGAGTTGGCTCCATTGCCAGTCCCAGAGAGATGTTTTCCTCTGGACCCTGAGAGGCTCTGGACCTGTGAGCCTCTCAGGTTCGCCAGATGCAGCTCTGCCCCAGGAGTGGGCCTGAAGGTCCACTGAGACATTCCGCCTCTTATTTTCTGGGACCCTGACAGATCCCAAAGGGGTGCTTCCAGCCCCAGCATGCTTCACCGTCCTGCACAGGGCTTTTTGAATAGAAATGTCCACCCCACCTTGGGCCATTTCACATTTGTCTCCATAGAGCAAGAATCTCAAAGTTGCTTTGAAAGGAGCGGTTCACAATCCACGCCCCTTGGGACCACCCCTTCACTAGGTAGCTAGTAGGGGCCAGACTCTGTCCTTGGTACTTGACATTACATCCTCACATCAATCCTCTCTTGGGATATTGCACCTGTGATGGACAGAGAACCTCGGACTCTGTGCCCAAGGGTACACTAGttaggaggaagaggaaagaggactTGAAGCTGGCCTGACTTCCATGCCCGTGCCCTTCCCCCAGTAGCAGGCTAACcaggcagggaaagggaagaCGCTAAGTGCCAAGAGCAGGTGGCCAAATGGCTTGCTTGTGGTGTAGGTGAGGGGGCATTAGTCTCTGCTCccacacccaccacccctccGACCCACTGCAGCTCACACCGAAGCCTGCCCCGCACCCTCCACAGCTTCTCCTCCatggtgggtggtggggagagggggagtttGCCCAGAGCTCTGGCGGTTGCCACAAGACCTTGTTTCCTGCTGCTGTGCAGGTGCCCCCTCTGGAGGATAAAACTTGTGAAGCTGAGGTGATCTCCCATGCCAGCCTCCAGGGGCCCTGATGGCTCAAAGACttgctgcttcctgctctctggcATTCATAGAGTactcttctctgtttcctttttgtgcatgctctctccctgtctgtcctCTTGCTTCCATTTGGACAGACACGGTTCACTGAGGCACATAGAGGCACAACGACATTGCAGAATTAGAATCAGGACCCAGGGTTTCTGGCTCCCAGCCCAAAGATCTTGCCCATGGACCAGGCTGCCTGGTGGGAGAGAGGGCAGAACCCTTCTTCATCCCACCCTGCCCTGCAGAAGAGGACCCAGCTCGGAGATCTCCGATTCAATGTCCATCTGCTATGATGCTTTGGGGACCGCAGGGCCAGCTTTCCCATGGACACCCACTGTCCGCCTGCAGTGCCAAAGATTTCAGTGCACACAGCCCTCTTCTGCTCTTCCTACCCCCCACGGCCACACGGACTCTGGAGGCTTCTACAGGAGAAAGAGCGTTCTCTGATTCACGGGAGcatctttattccttccttcagcTGCCCCTGGGGGGGCAGGGCCCTGAGGTGCCTCTAGCAGTGCCC
This genomic interval from Neovison vison isolate M4711 chromosome 1, ASM_NN_V1, whole genome shotgun sequence contains the following:
- the SH3PXD2B gene encoding SH3 and PX domain-containing protein 2B, giving the protein MPPRRSIVEVKVLDVQKRRVPNKHYVYIIRVTWSSGSTEAIYRRYSKFFDLQMQMLDKFPMEGGQKDPKQRIIPFLPGKILFRRSHIRDVAVKRLIPIDEYCKALIQLPPYISQCDEVLQFFETRPEDLNPPKEEHVGKKKSGGDLTSVDPMVLEQYVVVADYQKQESSEISLSVGQVVDIIEKNESGWWFVSTAEEQGWVPATCLEGQDGVQDEFSLQPEEEEKYTVIYPYTARDQDEMNLERGAVVEVIQKNLEGWWKIRYQGKEGWAPASYLKKNSGEPLPPKLGPGSSAHTGVLDLDGVSRQQSSMGRDRELLNNQRDGRLEGRPVPDGDIKQRSPKMRQRPPPRRDMTIPRGLNLPKPPIPPQVEEEYYTIAEFQTTIPDGISFQAGLKVEVIEKNLSGWWYIQIEDKEGWAPATFIDKYKKTSNASRPNFLAPLPNELTQLHPADAAALENNTGSEAIGPSRPLPDAPHAAVDSGMPWSKDWKGGKEALRKASSDMSSCAGYEEISSPDLEEKPSLPPRKESIIKSEGELQERERQRMEQLRGSSPKPPGMILPMIPAKHTPPVRDSRRPEPKPDKSKLFQLKNEMGLECGHKVLAKEVKKPNLRPISKSKADPPEEKPEVIPQNPFLKSKPQVRPKPAPSPRTEPPQGEDQLDICNLRSKLRPAKSQEKPSLDGESSPQAASGQEVAFSRSFLPGDGPGHAQDRMGRQDGLSPKEMSCRAPPRPAKTTDPVPKSAPTPVQEAPPQRPVVLPRRPPPPKKTSSASRPLPEVRGPQREASEGKAAPAPGRALLVPPKAKPFLSNSSGSQDDMRGRGGLGPRMVGKIGENREKLAATPFPNADGPKDSLYVAVANFEGDGDTSSFQEGTVFEVREKNSSGWWFCQVLSGAPSWEGWIPSNYLKKKP